The Catellatospora citrea DNA segment ACGGCGAGATCGCGGTTCCGGCGCAGCGGATGCCGCTGCCGGAGCGCGTAGGCGCGGACGCCGAGTAGTCACGTTCCCACAGCACAGGCCCGCTCACCCGTTGGTGAGCGGGCCTGTGTCGACTGCGCGCCGTCTCAATTGGTGGGAATTAATAGTAAGGCTTATTGACTGTTAATTATCGACCCGCGACGATCCCAGAAGAACGGCTCCCCCGTGTCCTGAGATCGGAGCTTGCATGAACAGACTGCGAACAGCCGCGGCGGCCCTGGCCACCGCGCTGGTCACCACCTTTGCGGTGGCGGCGCTGCCCGCCCCCGCCACCGCCGCCGAAGTGCTCGTCAACGGCGGCTTCGAATCCGGCGCGCTGTCGCCGTGGACCTGCACCGGCGGCCTGGGCAGCGTCGTGTCCACCCCCGTGCGCACCGGCACGAAGGCGCTGCAGGGCGCGGCCAGCACCTCCGACAACGCCAAGTGCAGCCAGACCGTCTCCGTCGTCTCCGGCACCCAGTACACGCTGTCGGCCTGGGTCCGCGGCAGCTACGTCTACCTCGGCGTCAACGGCGGGGCGTCCACCTGGACCCCGAACGCCACCAACTGGACGCAGCTCACCCTGACCTTCACCGCGGCCAGCAGCTCCGTCCAGGTCTACCTGCACGGCTGGTACGGCACCGGCACCTACTTCGCCGACGACGTCTCGCTGCAGGGCCAGGGCGGCACCGGACCGACCGTGCCCGGCGCGCCCGGCAACCCGTCCGCGGGTTCGATCACCAACACCTCGGTCGCGCTGTCCTGGGGCGCGTCGTCGGGCACCGTGACCGGCTACCGGGTGTACGAGGGCAGCACCGTCGTCGCCTCGCCGACCGGCACCTCGGCCACCATCAGCGGGCTGGGCGCGTGCACCACGCACACCTACTCCGTCGCGGCGTACAACAGCGCCGGCGAGTCACCGCGCTCGGGCAACGTCACCGTCACCACCACCGGCTGCGGCACCGGCGTGCCCGGCACCCCCGGCAACGTCACCGTCGGCGGCGCGACCAACACCTCGCTGAACGTCAGCTGGAGCGCCTCGTCGGGCACCGTCACCGGCTACCGGGTGTACGAGGGCAGCACCGTGCGCGCCACCGTCACCGGCACCAGCACCACCATCTCCGGCCTGGCCACCTGCTCCAGCCACACCTACACGGTGCGCGCCTACAACGGCACCGGCGAGTCCCCGGCGTCGGCGTCCGCGTCCGGCACCACCACCGGCTGCACCACCGGCACCCTGCCCAAGCACCTGCTCACCGGGTACTGGCAGAACTTCGTCAACGGAGCCACGCCGCTGCGGCTGTCGTCCGTGCCGACCACGTACGACATCGTCGCGGTCGCCTTCGCCGACGCCGTGTCCGGCACCCCGGGCGCGGTCACCTTCAACGTGGACTCGGGCCTGTCGTCGGCGCTCGGCGGCTACACCAACGCCCAGTTCCGCACCGACGTGGCCACCCTGAAGGGTCGCAACCAGAAGGTCATCCTGTCCGTCGGCGGCGAACTCGGCTCGGTGTCGGTCAACAGCGCGGCCGCGGCGACCAACTTCGCCAACAGCCTCTACACGCTGATCACCGACTTCGGCTTCAACGGCGTCGACATCGACCTGGAGAACGGCCTCAACGCGACCTACATGGAGCAGGCGCTGCGCAACCTGCGCTCCCGCGTGGGGTCGGGCCTGATCATCACGATGGCGCCGCAGACCATCGACATGCAGTCCACGGGTGCGGGCTACTTCTCGCTCGCGCTCAACATCCGCGACATCCTGACCATCGTGCACACCCAGTTCTACAACTCGGGCAGCATGCTCGGCTGCGACCAGCAGTTCGCCTACTCGCAGGCCACGGTCAACTTCCTCACCGCGCTGGCCTGCATCCAGCTGCAGTCGGCGCTGCGGCCCGACCAGATCGCGCTCGGCCTGCCCGCCACCACCCAGGCCGCGGGCGGCGGCTACGTCGCTCCGTCCGTGGTCAACAACGCGCTGAACTGCCTGGCCGCGGGCACCAACTGCGGCAGTTTCGTCCCGCCGGCGCGCTGGCCCACGATCCGCGGCGCGATGACGTGGTCGATCAACTGGGACGCGTCCAACGGCTACAACTTCGCCAACACCGTCCACAACCACCTGGTATCCATGCCGTAACCCTCACCGTCGCGCGCTGACGTGAACGAGGTCGCCCCGCGATCACCGGTCGTCGGGCGGCCTCGCAGTTTCGGGGAAAGTGCACCTTCGGGGGCGCGAGTTCGTGCACTTTCCCCGAAACTGCAAGCGCGTCAAGGCTGGACGGGCTCGGGGACGATGAGGACGATCTTGCCGCGGGCGTGGTCGGTCTCCAGGGCGCGCAGCGCGTCGGCGGTCTCCGACAGGGGGCGGACACGTTCGATGGCGGGGGACAGGCGGCCGGCGGCGATCAGGCCGGCGAGGTGGTCGAGGTCGGCGGTGTCGCGGCGGGCGGCCACCACACGCAGCCGCTGCCGGGTCACCGCGCCCAGCGCGGTCACCTTGAGCAGGTGCGGCAGCGGGCCGAGCACCCGGCCGCCCGCGCCACTGGAGGACAGGTACACCCCGCCCGGCGCGAGCACCCGGCGCAGCGCCGCGAGCCCGTGGCCGCCGGCCAGGTCGAAGATGACGTCGTAGCTGCGATCGCCCCGGGTGAAGTCCTCCCGGGTGTAGTCGACGACGACGTCCGCGCCCAGCGAGCGCACCAGGTCGGCGTTGCGGGTGCTGCACACCCCGGTCACCTGCGCGCCGAGATCGGCGGCCAGCCGCACGGCGAACGTGCCGACGCCGCCGGAGGCCCCGTTGACCAGCACCCGGCTGCCCGCCGTGACACCGCCC contains these protein-coding regions:
- a CDS encoding NAD(P)-dependent alcohol dehydrogenase, which translates into the protein MKAIVRDRYGSADVLRYADVPRPAVGPEQVLVRVRACSLNFGDRVALRGEPTVIRLAWGLRRPRVTVLGRDIAGTVVEVGAKVTRWQPGDDVFGEVDQRGFAEYVAAPADHLARVPAGVSFEQAATLPVAGSTALQALRLGGVTAGSRVLVNGASGGVGTFAVRLAADLGAQVTGVCSTRNADLVRSLGADVVVDYTREDFTRGDRSYDVIFDLAGGHGLAALRRVLAPGGVYLSSSGAGGRVLGPLPHLLKVTALGAVTRQRLRVVAARRDTADLDHLAGLIAAGRLSPAIERVRPLSETADALRALETDHARGKIVLIVPEPVQP